From a region of the Helianthus annuus cultivar XRQ/B chromosome 5, HanXRQr2.0-SUNRISE, whole genome shotgun sequence genome:
- the LOC110942554 gene encoding uncharacterized protein LOC110942554, which translates to MTNGQPNPRNHASSSSASTKAEKRKEYQKRYYAARKENNKVSKFGSGDASQSASSISLMMLANLEIPEELYRLFTSQDEIGDMFRQNIRAYNTNFSFASMGVTLDDTLNNMRDGVYTFHAHKEIYHRIDQLVPRDGTPRYLQLYFYDPDTELDHRLRWPNLDRRITQILTRVLSTNPYVDTFRRLAELGPLDNYRVTLNTSVELDQRVYNRPTTSEVAGIWVEGNDNITSYKRSIVVYEANTRSGRTTVAMREYYCYKFQIRSTDNMLLFGGRLLQQFVVDVYIKIETSRLEFCERNQAKFRAELYQGIVDCVNTGEVHANRVGKRIVLPASFIGGPRDMRRRFLDVMTLVQDDGKPDVFLTMTCNPKWPEICDNLHVVRTATDRPDLVSRVFRAKLEDLKDQLFKKHVLGEVKAYVYVIEFQKRGLPHAHFLLIMYPQHKINNADHYDKVVCAEIPNKLTHPILHEMVVKHMIHGPCGNLRSSNPCMQGDPKICRFRYPRQFNEQTTQEEDSYPLYRRRDTGIKVDLRGQTLDNRWVVPYNPRLLMMFNCHMNVEVCSSIKSVKYLFKYVYKGHDKQVIQVDQSEPGIVINEIKRFQDARYISPPEAMWRIFSFSLSQIFPAVLALQLHLPNNQMVRFRDDDLMPNIVDRERDKRTMLTTFFEINRNDETARVHLYKDFPKHFTWNGGTRRWSRRLGKKQRGRIVSANPAEGERYYLRLLLSNVRGPTSFEHLCTVNGQRCATFRKAALELGLIEDDEYLSQCLEEASTFQFPNALRRLFATIMIFCQLGDIRKLWNDHFDSLSEDHRLHCQSIERVQNMVLTKISVLVQSMGRNFNEFDLPKITDDVNLQDAGCRELQEEYGIVLEPEHLSAKDSLNPDQKNVFDEIMMLVDNDLPGVFFIDGPGGTRKTFLYIALLAEIRSRGLIALATASLGAADNNMPGGRTAHSRFKIPLNLENNSMCNIKKQSGAA; encoded by the exons ATGACTAATGGACAACCAAACCCTCGTAATCATGCTTCTAGCTCGAGTGCATCTACTAAAGCTGAAAAACGAAAAGAGTATCAAAAAAGATACTATGCTGCACGCAAAGAAAATAACAAAGTATCTAAATTTGGGAGTGGTGATGCCTCCCAAAGTGCTTCATCAATATCTTTAATGA TGTTAGCAAACTTAGAAATTCCAGAGGAATTGTACCGACTTTTCACATCTCAAGATGAAATTGGAGATATGTTTAGGCAAAACATCCGTGCTTATAACACCAATTTTTCTTTTGCCTCAATGGGTGTGACATTGGATGATACATTGAACAATATGAGAGACGGCGTATATACTTTTCATGCACATAAAGAAATATATCACAGAATCGACCAATTAGTTCCGAGGGACGGGACCCCTAGGTACTTGCAGTTGTATTTTTACGATCCTGATACTGAGTTAGATCACAGACTCCGATGGCCAAATCTTGATCGGCGTATTACTCAGATTTTAACACGTGTTCTTTCTACAAACCCATATGTCGATACGTTTAGAAGACTTGCGGAACTAGGACCTCTGGACAACTATAGAGTCACTTTGAATACTTCGGTTGAACTTGACCAAAGGGTGTACAACCGACCAACGACATCGGag GTTGCTGGCATTTGGGTTGAAGGTAATGACAATATCACTTCGTATAAACGAAGTATTGTTGTGTACG AGGCAAACACACGAAGTGGTAGAACAACCGTGGCTATGCGAGAGTACTACTGTTACAAGTTCCAGATTCGATCTACCGATAATATGCTTTTGTTCGGTGGTAGGCTGCTACAGCAGTTTGTGGTTGATGTTTACATCAAAATTGAAACGTCACGCTTAGAATTTTGTGAGAGAAACCAGGCTAAGTTTCGGGCCGAATTGTACCAAGGTATTGTGGATTGCGTCAATACTGGTGAGGTTCATGCAAACAGAGTCGGGAAAAGAATTGTGTTGCCTGCATCTTTCATCGGGGGGCCTCGCGACATGCGACGTCGGTTTCTAGATGTGATGACGTTAGTTCAAGATGACGGCAAGCCTGATGTATTCCTTACAATGACATGTAATCCTAAGTGGCCTGAGATATGTGATAATTTACATGTTGTTCGAACTGCTACAGATCGTCCAGACCTTGTTTCAAGAGTGTTCCGGGCTAAATTAGAAGATCTTAAGGATCAACTCTTCAAGAAACATGTCCTCGGGGAAGTTAAGGCATACGTCTATGTCATTGAATTTCAAAAGCGGGGTTTGCCGCATGCACATTTTCTCCTAATCATGTACCCGCAACACAAGATCAATAACGCGGACCATTATGATAAGGTTGTGTGTGCTGAAATTCCTAACAAACTAACACATCCCATATTGCATGAGATGGTTGTCAAGCACATGATTCATGGTCCTTGCGGCAATTTACGATCAAGCAATCCTTGTATGCAGGGTGATCCTAAAATTTGTCGTTTTCGCTATCCTAGACAATTTAACGAACAGACGACACAAGAAGAAGATTCGTATCCGTTGTATCGAAGGAGAGACACCGGGATAAAAGTGGACCTACGAGGACAAACACTTGATAATAGATGGGTGGTCCCATATAACCCAAGGCTTTTGATGATGTTTAACTGTCACATGAATGTTGAAGTTTGCTCAAGTATAAAATCTGTGAAATATCTTTTCAAATATGTTTATAAAGGACATGACAAACAGGTTATTCAAGTCGATCAAAGTGAGCCAGGGATTGTTATTAATGAGATAAAAAGATTTCAAGATGCACGCTACATATCGCCCCCAGAGGCTATGTGGCGCATTTTTTCCTTCTctctttctcaaatctttcctGCTGTTCTAGCCTTACAACTTCATCTCCCAAATAATCAGATGGTTAGATTTAGAGATGATGACTTGATGCCTAATATTGTTGATAGGGAAAGGGATAAGAGAACCATGCTAACAACATTTTTTGAGATAAATAGAAACGATGAAACAGCAAGGGTACATttgtataaagattttccaaaacACTTTACGTGGAATGGAGGCACACGCCGTTGGAGTCGTCGTCTCGGTAAAAAACAAAGAGGTCGTATCGTTTCCGCTAATCCAGCCGAAGGAGAAAGGTACTACTTACGCCTACTTTTGTCAAATGTCAGAGGGCCTACTTCTTTTGAACATCTTTGCACAGTTAATGGTCAACGGTGTGCGACATTTCGGAAAGCAGCTCTTGAGTTAGGCTTAATAGAAGACGATGAATATCTATCACAATGTCTCGAAGAAGCCTCTACGTTTCAGTTTCCCAATGCTCTTAGAAGGTTATTTGCGACCATAATGATTTTTTGCCAACTTGGAGATATTCGAAAGTTATGGAATGACCACTTTGATTCACTGTCTGAAGATCATCGGTTACACTGTCAAAGTATAGAACGAGTTCAAAATATGGTTCTTACCAAAATTAGTGTCTTGGTACAATCCATGGGTAGAAATTTCAATGAGTTCGACCTTCCTAAGATAACAGACGATGTTAACTTACAAGATGCAGGTTGTCGTGAGTTACAAGAAGAGTATGGGATTGTTTTGGAACCTGAACACTTGAGTGCCAAAGATTCACTTAATCCGGACCAAAAAAACGTGTTTGATGAGATCATGATGCTTGTTGATAATGATCTTCCAGGCGTGTTCTTTATTGATGGTCCAGGTGGAACTAGAAAAACATTTTTGTACATTGCCTTGCTTGCTGAAATTCGGTCACGTGGTCTTATTGCTCTCGCAACAGCTTCGTTAGGTGCAGCGGATAATAATATGCCAGGAGGTAGAACGGCTCACTCGAGATTCAAGATTCCTCTTAATCTTGAAAATAATTCAATGTGCAATATCAAAAAACAGAGTGGGGCCGCTTAA
- the LOC110942555 gene encoding uncharacterized protein LOC110942555, giving the protein MAKRQAIEAVDRTFQDIIGVSLPFGGKIMVMGGDFRQVLPVIKRGTRAQIVDSSVRMSPLWSLTKKIRLTINMRALKDPWFSKFLLRVGDGTEEPIEGNYIRIPDDMTIQCNNRENAIKELIHAIFPSIEDNVYSSDYIISRAILSTKNNSVDEINNQMIEIFQGEEKVYYIFDEAEDDQRNFYPVEFLNSLNVSGLPPHKLRLKIGCPIILLRNIDPSHGLCNGTRLICKGFMRNVIDAEMQSVNMPEKEFFFCQESL; this is encoded by the coding sequence ATGGCTAAACGACAAGCGATAGAGGCAGTCGATCGTACATTCCAAGACATTATAGGTGTTAGTCTCCCATTTGGTGGAAAGATAATGGTTATGGGAGGTGACTTCAGACAGGTGTTGCCAGTTATTAAACGTGGCACTCGAGCACAGATTGTAGACTCCAGCGTACGAATGTCACCTCTTTGGTCTTTGACTAAGAAGATCCGGTTGACCATAAATATGAGAGCGCTAAAAGATCCATGGTTTTCTAAATTTCTTTTAAGAGTCGGCGATGGAACTGAAGAACCAATCGAAGGAAACTATATCCGCATACCCGATGACATGACAATTCAGTGCAACAACAGAGAAAACGCTATAAAAGAATTGATCCATGCCATCTTTCCATCAATTGAAGATAATGTATATTCTTCAGATTATATAATCTCTAGAGCAATATTGTCCACTAAAAATAATAGTGTTGACGAGATTAATAATCAAATGATTGaaatttttcaaggggaggaaaAAGTTTATTACATTTTTGATGAAGCTGAAGACGATCAGCGCAACTTCTATCCGGTCGAGTTCTTAAACTCGCTAAATGTTAGTGGTTTGCCGCCTCATAAGCTTCGTTTAAAAATTGGATGCCCAATAATATTGTTACGTAATATCGATCCATCACATGGCCTGTGTAATGGCACGCGGTTGATATGTAAGGGTTTCATGCGAAATGTTATTGATGCGGAAATGCAGTCGGTCAACATGCCGgaaaaagagttttttttttgCCAAGAATCCCTCTAA
- the LOC110942556 gene encoding uncharacterized protein LOC110942556: MNNLVLCHVPEHVTTRQFKVFLRAFHTSGLLSDSDLLFLFDSLSTLDSFNSVILLENNLFLKVVHRYETELCKGNTHFNFTSSINVTRVKKSKKKVMDRREPIWGGGIKSRLTRVMSYGSVVGFDVGELDPENSLSGLMGQVPMSLRRWASYPMILGRVRRHYEHVMLVDVQKVLLLGDPLGRVKTLSPDSVFLSSTHEKTINPAVIMGGMRGIRRLSVTMLMEIVRATTTQRHNYKTKILVTESSLLKRLATNVFTRRSIRIVVTSIMEASSLGGSTIANQTIVWREYYDTDIDSVVMKYICSFSIDSAVYMYILVK, translated from the coding sequence ATGAACAACCTCGTACTCTGCCATGTTCCAGAACATGTGACAacaagacagtttaaagtgttcCTACGTGCATTTCACACGTCTGGTTTGCTTTCGGATTCGGATCTTTTATTTTTATTCGATTCACTTTCGACACTGGATTCTTTCAATAGTGTGATTCTTCTAGAGAATAATCTTTTTTTAAAAGTTGTACATCGGTACGAAACAGAGTTGTGCAAGGGAAATACACATTTTAATTTTACTTCGAGCATCAATGTGACGCGGGTTAAGAAATCCAAGAAGAAGGTGATGGACAGACGAGAGCCAATATGGGGAGGGGGGATTAAGAGCCGATTAACTCGGGTCATGAGTTATGGCTCGGTTGTTGGTTTTGATGTGGGTGAGCTTGACCCGGAGAACTCGTTATCTGGGTTAATGGGTCAGGTTCCAATGAGTCTCAGAAGGTGGGCTTCTTACCCAATGATATTGGGTCGGGTTCGTCGGCATTATGAGCACGTGATGCTAGTTGACGTACAAAAAGTTTTACTACTCGGAGACCCATTGGGCCGAGTCAAAACACTGAGTCCAGACTCAGTTTTCTTGTCATCAACCCATGAGAAAACAATCAATCCGGCTGTTATCATGGGCGGAATGCGAGGTATCCGACGGTTATCTGTGACAATGCTGATGGAGATCGTTCGAGCAACGACGACTCAGCGGCACAATTATAAAACGAAGATTTTAGTTACTGAGTCGAGTCTGCTGAAACGTCTGGCTACCAATGTGTTTACTCGTAGGAGTATACGCATTGTTGTTACGTCGATAATGGAGGCGAGTTCACTCGGTGGGTCTACGATCGCGAATCAGACGATCGTGTGGCGTGAATATTATGATACGGATATAGACTCGGTTGTTATGAAGTATATTTGTTCATTTTCTATAGATTCTGCAGTTTACATGTATATTCTTGTTAAGTGA